The following proteins come from a genomic window of Citrobacter europaeus:
- a CDS encoding MFS transporter, which translates to MSSVIEDTQSCGSASLSLLQRISYGSLDVAGNLLYCFGSTYILYFYTDVAGISLAVAGVILLLARIVDGIDAPIWGIIIDKTRSRYGKCRPWFLWLPLPFGVFSALSFWSPDISMTGKAIYAAISYMIASILFTGLNTPLSAILPLMTLSPNERLVLNSWRMTGGQIGVLLMNATALPLVAFLGNGNDHAGFIYTAILFAVISCSLTLFAFKNIREMDADKIQQEPRLPMKKSFAAMKGNWPWILMVLANLIFWIALQQRSTTIVYYLTYNLDRKDLVPLINSLATIQILFIIAIPFFSKYLAKTWIWVGGLLVATLGGVMMWLAADNIPFLIAAWVLGNIGSGIACSMPFAMLGFAVDFGAWKTGIKATGILIAFGSTFCIKMGSGLGTAFAAWIMNSFGYVPNHAQNAAGLEGITWAFIWAPALLFALAAIPLLFFRKYEAMEEKIRHDLETINQ; encoded by the coding sequence ATGAGTTCTGTTATTGAGGATACCCAGTCTTGCGGGTCAGCATCATTATCTTTACTGCAGCGTATTAGCTACGGCTCTTTGGATGTAGCGGGTAATCTGCTGTACTGTTTCGGTTCAACCTACATCTTATATTTCTACACCGATGTTGCGGGTATCAGCCTCGCCGTAGCCGGGGTTATCCTACTGCTGGCGCGTATTGTAGACGGCATAGACGCCCCCATCTGGGGGATCATCATCGATAAAACGCGTTCGCGTTACGGTAAATGCCGCCCCTGGTTTTTATGGTTACCGCTGCCTTTTGGTGTATTTAGCGCGCTGTCATTTTGGTCTCCTGATATCAGTATGACAGGAAAAGCCATCTATGCAGCAATATCCTACATGATCGCCAGTATTCTATTTACCGGACTTAATACACCTCTCAGCGCAATATTACCCTTGATGACCCTGTCCCCTAATGAGCGTCTGGTATTAAATTCCTGGAGAATGACCGGCGGGCAAATTGGGGTGTTATTAATGAATGCCACTGCGTTGCCCCTGGTTGCATTTTTAGGTAATGGAAACGACCATGCAGGTTTTATTTATACGGCAATTTTGTTTGCCGTCATATCCTGTTCGTTAACGCTTTTCGCCTTTAAAAATATCCGCGAAATGGATGCGGATAAAATTCAGCAAGAACCCAGATTGCCGATGAAAAAAAGCTTCGCGGCGATGAAAGGTAACTGGCCATGGATCTTAATGGTGCTGGCAAATTTGATCTTCTGGATTGCCCTACAACAGCGCTCCACGACCATTGTCTACTATCTGACCTACAACCTCGACCGCAAAGATCTGGTTCCGCTGATTAACAGCCTGGCGACAATTCAGATCCTGTTTATCATCGCCATTCCATTCTTTAGCAAATACCTCGCTAAAACCTGGATATGGGTAGGTGGTCTGCTGGTCGCCACGCTTGGCGGCGTCATGATGTGGCTGGCTGCGGACAACATTCCTTTCCTCATCGCCGCCTGGGTACTTGGCAATATAGGCAGCGGTATCGCCTGTTCAATGCCGTTTGCCATGCTGGGCTTCGCCGTCGACTTCGGCGCATGGAAGACGGGTATCAAGGCTACCGGCATTCTTATCGCCTTCGGCAGTACTTTTTGCATCAAGATGGGCAGTGGTTTGGGTACTGCATTCGCCGCCTGGATCATGAACAGTTTTGGCTATGTTCCGAACCACGCCCAGAATGCTGCAGGTCTGGAGGGAATTACCTGGGCCTTTATCTGGGCGCCCGCCCTGCTCTTCGCTCTCGCGGCGATCCCGCTGCTTTTCTTCCGTAAATACGAAGCGATGGAAGAGAAGATTCGCCACGATCTGGAAACTATCAACCAATAA
- the rpsT gene encoding 30S ribosomal protein S20: MANIKSAKKRAVQSEKARKHNASRRSMMRTFIKKVYAAIEAGDKATALKAFNEMQPIVDRQAAKGLIHKNKAARHKANLTAQINKLA; encoded by the coding sequence TTGGCTAATATCAAATCAGCTAAGAAGCGCGCCGTTCAGTCTGAAAAGGCCCGCAAGCACAACGCTAGCCGTCGCTCTATGATGCGTACTTTCATCAAGAAAGTATACGCAGCTATCGAAGCTGGCGACAAAGCTACTGCACTGAAAGCATTTAACGAAATGCAACCAATCGTGGACCGTCAGGCTGCTAAAGGTCTGATCCACAAAAACAAAGCTGCACGTCATAAAGCAAACCTGACTGCACAGATCAACAAACTGGCTTAA
- a CDS encoding DUF2575 domain-containing protein, with protein sequence MQHSLRSDGAGFYQLAWREYSFSTRKIALACRRRSAICFITMKTILFLFRRNNRRLTLTAVQGILSRFSLF encoded by the coding sequence TTGCAGCACTCGTTGCGTAGTGATGGCGCAGGATTCTACCAGCTTGCGTGGCGTGAATACAGCTTTTCCACGAGAAAAATTGCATTAGCGTGCCGTAGAAGGTCTGCAATTTGTTTCATAACAATGAAAACAATCCTCTTTCTGTTTCGTAGAAACAATCGCCGGTTAACGTTGACCGCGGTACAGGGTATACTTTCACGATTTTCACTGTTTTGA
- the ribF gene encoding bifunctional riboflavin kinase/FAD synthetase, with protein sequence MKLIRGIHNLSQAPHGCVLTIGNFDGVHRGHRALLQGLREEGRKRNLPVMVMIFEPQPLELFATDKSPARLTRLREKLRYLAECGVDYVLCVRFDRRFAALTAQTFISDLLVKRLGVQFLAVGDDFRFGASRAGDFLLLQEAGAEYGFDITSTQTFCEGGVRISSTAVRQALAEDNLQLAESLLGHPFTISGRVVHGDELGRTIGFPTANLPLRRQVSPVKGVYAVEVMGLGDKPLPGVANIGTRPTVAGVRQQLEVHLLDVVMDLYGRHIDVVLRKKIRSEQRFASLDELKAQIARDELTAREFFGLTKPA encoded by the coding sequence ATGAAGCTGATACGAGGCATACATAATCTCAGTCAGGCCCCGCATGGGTGTGTGCTGACTATTGGTAATTTCGACGGCGTGCACCGTGGCCACCGCGCGTTGCTGCAGGGCTTACGGGAAGAAGGACGCAAACGCAATTTACCGGTGATGGTGATGATTTTCGAGCCGCAGCCGCTTGAGCTGTTTGCGACGGACAAGTCACCTGCGCGCCTCACCCGCCTGCGGGAAAAACTGCGTTATCTGGCAGAGTGCGGCGTTGATTACGTGCTGTGCGTGCGTTTTGACAGGCGCTTTGCGGCATTAACGGCGCAGACCTTCATCAGCGATCTGCTGGTTAAGCGCCTTGGTGTACAATTTCTTGCCGTTGGCGATGATTTCCGCTTTGGCGCTAGCCGTGCGGGCGATTTCTTGTTATTACAGGAAGCGGGCGCTGAGTATGGTTTTGATATCACCAGCACCCAAACCTTCTGTGAAGGCGGTGTGCGCATTAGCAGCACCGCGGTACGTCAGGCGCTGGCAGAAGATAACCTGCAACTGGCCGAAAGCCTGCTTGGGCATCCTTTTACTATCTCAGGACGCGTCGTTCACGGTGATGAGTTAGGGCGCACCATTGGTTTTCCGACGGCAAATTTACCGCTTCGTCGCCAGGTTTCTCCGGTGAAAGGGGTTTATGCGGTTGAAGTTATGGGACTGGGTGACAAACCGTTGCCCGGCGTCGCCAATATCGGTACCCGCCCGACGGTAGCAGGGGTACGCCAACAGTTGGAAGTGCATCTATTGGACGTTGTAATGGACCTGTATGGTCGCCATATAGATGTAGTGCTGCGTAAAAAAATACGCAGCGAACAGCGATTTGCCTCGCTGGATGAACTAAAAGCGCAGATTGCGCGTGATGAGTTGACTGCCCGCGAATTTTTTGGGCTTACAAAACCGGCTTAA
- the ileS gene encoding isoleucine--tRNA ligase, whose protein sequence is MSDYKSTLNLPETGFPMRGDLAKREPGMLARWTDDDLYGIIRAAKKGKKTFILHDGPPYANGSIHIGHSVNKILKDIIVKSKGLTGYDSPYVPGWDCHGLPIELKVEQEYGKPGEKFTAAEFRAKCREYAATQVDGQRKDFIRLGVLGDWSHPYLTMDFKTEANIIRALGKIIGNGHLHKGAKPVHWCVDCRSALAEAEVEYYDKTSPSIDVAFHAADQDAVKAKFGVSDVNGPISLVIWTTTPWTLPANRAISLAPDFDYALVQIDGQAVILAKDLVESVMQRIGAAEYTVLGTVKGAELELLRFTHPFMGFDVPAILGDHVTLDAGTGAVHTAGGHGPDDYVISQKYGLEIANPVGPDGAYLAGTYPELDGVNVFKANDKIVALLSEKGALLHVEKMQHSYPCCWRHKSPIIFRATPQWFVSMDQKGLRAQSLKEIKGVQWIPDWGQARIESMVANRPDWCISRQRTWGVPMSLFVHKDTEELHPRAVELMEEVAKRVEVDGIQAWWDLDPKDILGDEADQYVKVPDTLDVWFDSGSTHSSVVDVRPEFAGHAADMYLEGSDQHRGWFMSSLMISTAMKGKAPYRQVLTHGFTVDGQGRKMSKSIGNTVSPQDVMNKLGADILRLWVASTDYTGEMAVSDEILKRAADSYRRIRNTARFLLANLNGFDPVKDMVKPEEMVVLDRWAVGCAQAAQEEILKAYEAYDFHEVVQRLMRFCSVEMGSFYLDIIKDRQYTAKADSVARRSCQTALFHIAEALVRWMAPIMSFTADEIWGYLPGDREKYVFTGEWYEGLFGLGETEAMNDAYWDELLKVRGEVNKVIEQARADKKVGGSLEAAVTLYAEPELAAKLTALGEELRFVLLTSGATVADYAAAPADAQQSELLKGLKIVLGKAEGEKCPRCWHYTTDVGQVAEHAEICGRCVSNIAGDGEQRKFA, encoded by the coding sequence ATGAGTGACTATAAATCAACCCTGAATTTGCCGGAAACAGGGTTCCCGATGCGCGGCGATCTCGCCAAGCGTGAACCGGGAATGCTGGCGCGTTGGACTGATGATGACCTGTACGGCATCATTCGTGCGGCCAAAAAAGGCAAAAAAACCTTCATTCTGCATGATGGCCCTCCTTATGCGAATGGCAGCATTCATATTGGTCACTCGGTTAACAAGATTCTGAAAGACATTATCGTGAAGTCCAAAGGACTCACGGGCTATGACTCGCCCTACGTTCCGGGCTGGGACTGCCACGGTCTGCCAATCGAGCTGAAAGTAGAGCAGGAATACGGCAAGCCGGGCGAGAAGTTCACCGCCGCGGAGTTCCGCGCCAAATGCCGTGAATACGCTGCTACGCAGGTTGACGGTCAGCGTAAAGACTTTATCCGTCTTGGCGTGCTGGGCGACTGGTCACATCCGTACCTGACCATGGACTTCAAAACTGAAGCCAACATCATTCGCGCGCTGGGTAAAATCATCGGCAACGGTCACCTGCACAAAGGTGCGAAGCCGGTGCACTGGTGCGTTGACTGCCGTTCCGCGCTGGCGGAAGCGGAAGTTGAGTATTATGACAAAACCTCCCCGTCCATCGACGTGGCGTTCCACGCTGCCGATCAGGACGCGGTGAAAGCGAAATTTGGTGTTTCTGACGTCAACGGCCCGATCTCACTGGTTATCTGGACCACCACCCCGTGGACGTTACCCGCGAACCGCGCAATTTCTCTGGCGCCTGATTTTGACTATGCGCTGGTGCAGATTGACGGGCAGGCCGTGATTCTGGCGAAGGATCTGGTTGAAAGCGTCATGCAGCGTATTGGCGCGGCTGAATACACTGTTCTTGGCACGGTGAAAGGCGCTGAACTGGAACTGCTGCGCTTTACCCATCCGTTTATGGGCTTTGACGTGCCGGCAATTCTTGGCGATCACGTTACGCTGGATGCGGGTACCGGTGCGGTCCATACCGCTGGCGGTCACGGTCCGGATGACTACGTCATCAGCCAGAAATACGGTCTGGAAATCGCTAACCCGGTTGGCCCGGACGGCGCATACCTGGCGGGTACCTATCCGGAACTTGACGGTGTGAACGTCTTTAAAGCTAACGACAAAATTGTTGCGCTGCTGAGCGAAAAAGGCGCGCTACTGCACGTTGAGAAGATGCAGCATAGCTATCCGTGCTGCTGGCGCCACAAGTCGCCGATCATCTTCCGCGCGACGCCGCAGTGGTTCGTCAGCATGGATCAGAAAGGTCTGCGTGCGCAGTCGCTGAAAGAGATCAAAGGCGTGCAGTGGATCCCTGACTGGGGTCAGGCGCGTATTGAATCGATGGTTGCCAACCGTCCTGACTGGTGTATCTCCCGTCAGCGTACGTGGGGTGTGCCGATGTCTCTGTTTGTTCACAAAGACACTGAAGAGCTGCATCCGCGCGCTGTCGAACTGATGGAAGAAGTCGCCAAACGCGTTGAAGTTGACGGCATTCAGGCGTGGTGGGATCTCGATCCGAAAGATATCCTCGGCGACGAAGCTGACCAGTATGTCAAAGTCCCGGATACACTGGACGTGTGGTTCGACTCTGGTTCAACCCACTCATCCGTCGTGGACGTGCGCCCTGAGTTTGCAGGCCATGCGGCCGATATGTATCTGGAAGGCTCTGACCAGCACCGCGGCTGGTTCATGTCCTCTCTGATGATCTCCACCGCCATGAAAGGCAAAGCACCTTATCGCCAGGTACTGACCCACGGTTTCACCGTTGATGGTCAGGGCCGTAAGATGTCCAAGTCTATCGGTAACACGGTTTCTCCGCAGGATGTGATGAACAAACTGGGCGCGGATATTTTGCGTCTGTGGGTCGCTTCAACCGACTATACCGGTGAAATGGCCGTTTCTGACGAAATCCTGAAACGTGCTGCCGACAGCTATCGTCGTATCCGTAACACCGCGCGCTTCCTGCTGGCGAACCTGAACGGGTTCGATCCGGTAAAAGATATGGTGAAACCGGAAGAGATGGTGGTACTGGACAGGTGGGCGGTAGGCTGTGCGCAAGCGGCGCAGGAAGAAATCCTGAAAGCTTACGAAGCCTATGACTTCCACGAAGTGGTACAGCGTCTGATGCGCTTCTGCTCTGTAGAAATGGGTTCGTTCTACCTCGACATCATCAAAGACCGTCAGTACACCGCGAAAGCGGACAGTGTGGCGCGTCGTAGCTGCCAGACTGCGCTGTTCCATATTGCAGAAGCGCTGGTTCGCTGGATGGCGCCGATCATGTCCTTCACCGCCGATGAAATCTGGGGCTACCTGCCGGGCGATCGTGAGAAGTACGTCTTTACCGGGGAATGGTACGAAGGTCTGTTTGGTTTAGGTGAAACCGAAGCGATGAATGACGCCTACTGGGACGAGCTGCTGAAAGTGCGCGGCGAAGTGAACAAGGTCATCGAGCAGGCGCGTGCGGATAAGAAAGTCGGTGGTTCTCTGGAGGCGGCAGTGACCCTGTACGCTGAACCAGAACTGGCGGCGAAACTGACCGCGCTGGGCGAAGAGTTGCGTTTTGTTCTGCTGACCTCCGGTGCGACGGTTGCGGATTATGCAGCGGCTCCTGCTGATGCTCAGCAGAGCGAACTGCTCAAAGGTCTGAAAATCGTTCTCGGCAAAGCCGAAGGTGAGAAATGCCCGCGCTGCTGGCATTACACTACCGACGTCGGCCAGGTGGCGGAACACGCAGAAATCTGCGGACGCTGTGTCAGCAACATCGCCGGTGATGGCGAACAACGTAAGTTTGCCTGA
- the lspA gene encoding signal peptidase II, which translates to MSKPLCSTGLRWLWLVVVVLIIDLGSKYLILQNFALGDTVSLFPSLNLHYARNYGAAFSFLADSGGWQRWFFAGIAIGICVILMVMMYRSKATQKLNNIAYALIIGGALGNLFDRLWHGFVVDMIDFYVGDWHFATFNLADTAICIGAALIVLEGFLPSKEKKAA; encoded by the coding sequence ATGAGTAAGCCTCTTTGTTCAACAGGACTACGCTGGCTGTGGCTGGTGGTAGTCGTGCTGATTATCGATTTAGGCAGCAAATACCTGATCCTCCAGAACTTTGCTCTGGGGGATACGGTGTCGCTGTTTCCGTCGCTTAATCTGCACTACGCGCGTAACTATGGTGCGGCGTTTAGCTTCTTAGCTGACAGCGGCGGCTGGCAACGTTGGTTCTTTGCCGGTATCGCTATTGGTATCTGCGTTATCCTGATGGTGATGATGTATCGCTCGAAGGCAACGCAGAAGCTAAACAACATCGCGTATGCATTAATCATTGGCGGTGCGCTGGGCAACCTGTTCGACCGCCTGTGGCACGGCTTCGTGGTTGATATGATTGACTTTTACGTCGGCGACTGGCATTTCGCGACATTCAATCTGGCCGATACAGCTATCTGTATCGGGGCGGCATTGATTGTTCTCGAAGGCTTCCTGCCGTCGAAAGAGAAAAAAGCCGCATAA
- the fkpB gene encoding FKBP-type peptidyl-prolyl cis-trans isomerase: MSKSVQSNSAVLVHFTLKLDDGSTAESTRNNGKPALFRLGDGSLSEGLEQHLLGLKEGDKTTFALEPDAAFGVSSPDLIQYFSRREFMDAGEPEIGAIMLFTAMDGSEMPGVIREINGDSITVDFNHPLAGHTVHFDIEVLEVEPALEA; this comes from the coding sequence ATGTCTAAATCAGTACAGAGTAACAGTGCGGTGCTGGTGCACTTCACCCTTAAGCTCGACGATGGCTCCACCGCAGAGTCAACCCGCAATAACGGCAAGCCTGCGCTGTTTCGCCTGGGCGACGGTTCTCTGTCTGAAGGACTGGAACAACACCTGCTGGGGTTAAAAGAAGGTGATAAAACCACTTTTGCTCTGGAACCGGATGCCGCCTTTGGCGTGTCAAGCCCGGACTTAATTCAGTATTTCTCGCGTCGGGAATTTATGGACGCGGGTGAGCCAGAAATTGGCGCTATCATGCTCTTTACCGCAATGGACGGCAGTGAGATGCCTGGCGTGATCCGCGAAATTAACGGTGACTCGATCACGGTTGATTTCAACCATCCGCTGGCCGGGCATACCGTTCATTTTGATATTGAAGTGCTGGAAGTCGAACCGGCACTGGAGGCGTAA
- the ispH gene encoding 4-hydroxy-3-methylbut-2-enyl diphosphate reductase: MQILLANPRGFCAGVDRAISIVENALAIYGAPIYVRHEVVHNRYVVDSLRERGAIFIEQISEVPDGAILIFSAHGVSQAVRNEAKGRDLTVFDATCPLVTKVHMEVARASRRGEESILIGHAGHPEVEGTMGQYSNPQGGMYLVESPEDVLKLDVKNEGKLSFMTQTTLSVDDTSDVIDALRQRFPKIVGPRKDDICYATTNRQEAVRALAEQADVVLVVGSKNSSNSNRLAELAQRMGKAAYLIDDATDIQEAWVKEATCVGVTAGASAPDILVQNVIARLQELGGGEAIPLEGREENIVFEVPKELRVDVREVE; encoded by the coding sequence ATGCAGATCCTGTTGGCCAACCCGCGCGGTTTTTGCGCTGGTGTAGACCGCGCTATCAGCATTGTGGAAAACGCGCTGGCTATTTACGGCGCGCCGATTTATGTCCGTCATGAAGTGGTGCATAACCGCTATGTGGTGGATAGCCTGCGCGAGCGCGGCGCTATTTTTATCGAGCAAATCAGCGAAGTGCCGGATGGCGCGATCCTGATTTTCTCCGCTCATGGCGTATCTCAGGCGGTACGTAACGAGGCCAAAGGCCGTGACCTCACGGTTTTTGATGCGACCTGCCCGCTGGTAACGAAAGTGCATATGGAAGTTGCCCGCGCCAGCCGTCGCGGTGAAGAGTCGATTCTTATCGGCCACGCTGGTCACCCGGAAGTCGAAGGCACAATGGGCCAGTACAGCAACCCGCAAGGGGGAATGTATCTGGTTGAATCACCGGAAGATGTGCTGAAACTGGACGTCAAAAATGAAGGCAAATTATCCTTCATGACGCAGACCACGCTCTCCGTTGACGACACCTCTGACGTCATTGACGCGCTGCGCCAACGCTTCCCGAAAATTGTCGGGCCGCGCAAAGACGATATCTGTTATGCCACCACCAACCGTCAGGAAGCGGTTCGCGCGCTGGCGGAACAGGCTGATGTTGTGCTGGTGGTCGGCTCGAAAAACTCCTCTAACTCCAACCGTCTGGCTGAACTGGCCCAGCGAATGGGGAAAGCAGCGTATTTGATTGACGATGCGACCGACATCCAGGAAGCGTGGGTGAAAGAAGCTACGTGCGTAGGCGTGACGGCCGGAGCCTCGGCGCCGGATATCCTGGTGCAAAACGTGATTGCTCGTCTGCAAGAGCTTGGCGGTGGAGAAGCTATTCCGCTGGAAGGCCGTGAAGAAAACATTGTTTTCGAAGTACCGAAAGAGCTGCGTGTGGATGTTCGTGAAGTAGAGTAA
- the rihC gene encoding ribonucleoside hydrolase RihC, translating to MRLPIILDTDPGIDDAAAIAAALFAPELDLQLMTTVAGNVSVEKTTRNALQLLHFWNADVPLAQGASMPLVRPLRDAASVHGESGMEGYEFVEHDRQVMAKPAFQAIRDALMHAPQPVTLVAIGPLTNIALLLTHYPECVFNIQRLVIMGGSAGRGNFTPNAEFNIAIDPEAAAKVFQSGLEIVMCGLDVTNQAMLAPDYLATLPQLNQTGKMLHALFSHYRSGSMNTGLRMHDLCAIAWLVRPELFTLQPCFVAVETQGEYTSGTTVVDIEGRLGHPANAQVALGLDVEGFQQWVAEVLALAP from the coding sequence ATGCGCTTACCGATCATTCTTGATACCGATCCCGGCATTGATGATGCCGCCGCTATTGCCGCCGCGCTGTTTGCCCCTGAGCTGGATCTGCAACTAATGACCACGGTAGCAGGCAATGTGTCGGTGGAAAAAACCACCCGTAATGCGTTGCAACTGCTGCACTTCTGGAATGCGGATGTTCCGCTGGCGCAGGGAGCATCGATGCCGCTGGTGCGACCGCTGCGTGATGCCGCTTCCGTACACGGCGAGTCCGGTATGGAAGGGTATGAGTTTGTCGAGCACGATCGCCAGGTGATGGCAAAACCCGCCTTCCAGGCGATTCGCGATGCGCTGATGCATGCCCCGCAGCCCGTGACGCTGGTGGCGATTGGCCCGCTGACCAACATTGCGTTGCTGCTGACCCATTATCCTGAATGCGTATTCAACATTCAGCGTCTGGTGATTATGGGGGGGTCAGCCGGGCGCGGGAACTTCACGCCAAACGCCGAGTTTAATATTGCTATCGATCCCGAGGCTGCCGCGAAAGTTTTCCAGAGCGGGCTGGAGATTGTGATGTGTGGGCTGGATGTCACTAATCAGGCCATGCTCGCCCCAGACTATCTGGCGACGTTGCCTCAGCTTAACCAGACGGGAAAAATGCTGCACGCGCTGTTTAGCCATTACCGTAGCGGCAGCATGAATACGGGGCTGCGAATGCACGACCTGTGCGCTATTGCCTGGCTGGTGCGCCCAGAACTGTTTACCCTGCAGCCGTGCTTCGTGGCGGTTGAAACCCAGGGCGAATATACCTCGGGTACGACGGTGGTGGATATTGAAGGGCGTTTGGGTCATCCGGCAAATGCCCAGGTCGCGCTGGGCCTTGACGTTGAGGGGTTCCAGCAGTGGGTGGCAGAGGTGCTGGCGCTGGCGCCATGA
- a CDS encoding glucose-6-phosphate isomerase, which produces MNLSFIQPPQVAWASGALADGPLLRKSTRIQDLTHVFADENARQQLAGEQVVYDVEMLDTSPADGELYTGVTHLYPGRVGCEYFMTRGHFHARREQGEVYFGLRGTGLLLLQTEQGDARLEKVFAGSVHIIPGFTAHRLINTGEEVLSALAVWPGIAGHDYAALARGFRIRVFEENKRVQAKEVQNG; this is translated from the coding sequence ATGAACCTTTCTTTTATCCAGCCACCGCAGGTGGCGTGGGCAAGCGGCGCTTTGGCCGATGGCCCGTTATTGCGCAAATCCACCCGTATTCAGGATCTTACTCACGTTTTTGCCGATGAAAACGCCCGTCAGCAACTGGCTGGCGAGCAGGTCGTGTATGACGTTGAGATGCTGGATACATCTCCCGCAGATGGTGAACTCTACACCGGCGTTACTCATCTTTATCCTGGCCGGGTCGGCTGCGAATATTTTATGACCCGCGGGCATTTCCATGCGCGCCGCGAACAGGGGGAAGTCTATTTCGGCTTGCGTGGCACCGGTTTGCTGCTGTTGCAAACCGAACAGGGCGACGCGAGGCTGGAAAAGGTATTCGCCGGATCCGTCCACATTATCCCTGGCTTTACCGCACATCGGCTAATCAACACCGGGGAGGAGGTGCTGTCGGCGCTCGCCGTATGGCCGGGGATTGCGGGACATGATTATGCGGCGCTTGCCAGGGGCTTCAGAATAAGAGTCTTTGAAGAAAATAAGAGGGTTCAGGCGAAGGAGGTACAGAATGGCTGA
- a CDS encoding glucose-6-phosphate isomerase yields MADLAHSYGLDMTVHHCPLGFSYGDEVTGPMPEIRQLDDIRASLRDPYCEGPQEVYAIAMDVARMQDREELKKRMLLFGVVTYAAGRLGEEPVRSQGHIHRISQHSGWSPPELYEIWQGKAIIYMQEYVEDDPGRCFAVIAEPGEKVLVPPGWGHATISADPNVPLTFGAWCDREYGFEYEAVRAHKGLAWYPLLQGNNVIWQHNPRYTPGRLQAVTPRQYTELSITSAPVYQQFIEDPARFQFISRPDKHSELWQNFHP; encoded by the coding sequence ATGGCTGACTTAGCGCATTCTTACGGCCTCGATATGACGGTTCATCATTGCCCGCTTGGTTTTAGCTATGGGGATGAGGTTACCGGGCCGATGCCGGAAATTCGTCAACTCGATGACATCCGCGCCTCGCTGCGCGATCCATACTGTGAAGGGCCGCAAGAGGTGTATGCCATTGCGATGGATGTGGCGCGAATGCAGGATCGCGAAGAGTTGAAAAAGCGGATGCTGTTGTTTGGCGTGGTGACCTATGCGGCGGGACGGCTGGGGGAGGAGCCGGTGCGTAGTCAGGGACATATTCATCGTATCAGTCAGCACAGCGGCTGGTCCCCGCCGGAGCTTTACGAAATCTGGCAGGGAAAAGCGATAATCTATATGCAGGAGTATGTTGAGGACGACCCGGGCCGCTGTTTCGCTGTGATCGCTGAACCCGGTGAGAAAGTGCTGGTACCACCCGGTTGGGGACATGCGACCATATCCGCAGACCCGAATGTACCGTTAACTTTTGGCGCGTGGTGCGATCGTGAATATGGTTTTGAGTACGAGGCCGTTCGTGCGCATAAAGGGTTGGCGTGGTATCCGTTACTGCAGGGAAACAACGTTATCTGGCAGCATAATCCGCGTTACACTCCTGGACGACTGCAGGCCGTAACGCCCCGACAATATACCGAGCTTTCGATTACTTCCGCACCTGTTTACCAGCAATTCATCGAGGACCCGGCGCGTTTTCAATTTATCTCGCGCCCGGATAAGCACTCTGAGTTGTGGCAAAACTTTCATCCATAA